A portion of the Lolium rigidum isolate FL_2022 chromosome 1, APGP_CSIRO_Lrig_0.1, whole genome shotgun sequence genome contains these proteins:
- the LOC124707099 gene encoding protein TIC 22, chloroplastic-like, translated as MPPPSSAALPLAAAPMSNPSPSPSPPPNPLAAASSFLHHHLSSLASRFAVPRPALAAARPPGAQGASHSHSQSLALAPDEVARALTGTPVFTVCNSSNEFVLVSDPATGLRSLGLLCFRSEDADSLLSHVRKRQPMLGKGAKVVPITLDQVYMLKAEGIAFRFLPDPLQIKNALELKSGLTGFDGVPVFQSDLLVLKKQKKRYCPIYFQKEDIERELRKTSKASKGSALSKQIMVGSLEDVLKKMEINDRNSGWDDLIFIPPGKSLNQHINEVSA; from the exons ATGCCGCCGCCCAGCTCCGCCGCCCTGCCACTCGCCGCCGCCCCCATGTCcaacccctccccctccccttccCCGCCTCCcaaccccctcgccgccgcctcctccttcctccaccaccacctctccagCCTCGCCTCGCGCTTCGCCGTCCCGCGCcccgcgctcgccgccgcgcgcccgccggGGGCCCAGGGCGCCTCCCACTCCCACTCTCAATCCCTCGCGCTCGCGCCCGACGAGGTCGCGCGGGCGCTCACCGGCACCCCCGTCTTCACGGTCTGCAACTCCAGCAACGAGTTCGTGCTCGTCTCCGACCCCGCCACCGGCCTCCGCTCCCTCGGCCTCCTCTGCTTCCGATCCGAGGACGCCGACTCCCTCCTCTCACAT GTCAGGAAGCGGCAGCCCATGCTAGGGAAGGGGGCAAAAGTAGTTCCCATTACGCTTGATCAG GTTTATATGTTGAAGGCTGAAGGTATTGCTTTCCGGTTCTTACCAGACCCTCTTCAAATAAAGAATGCACTGGAG TTGAAATCCGGCTTAACTGGCTTTGATGGTGTTCCAGTTTTTCAG TCAGATCTACTGGTTCTTAAGAAACAGAAGAAGCGCTATTGTCCAATATATTTCCAAAAG GAGGACATAGAAAGAGAGCTTAGAAAGACATCTAAAGCTTCGAAAGGATCAGCCTTATCTAAGCAAATCATG GTTGGGAGTTTGGAGGATGTCCTGAAGAAAATGGAG ATAAATGATAGAAATTCTGGATGGGACGACTTGATCTTCATACCACCTGGGAAGAGCCTTAACCAACATATCAATGAGGTATCAGCATAG